The Deltaproteobacteria bacterium genome window below encodes:
- a CDS encoding recombinase A — translation MERANVIPLHTPAAAPAERPRWRLAELSGRLVEIAGRGAATPLTAAIGLVVEAQRAGEPVAWVAAHAATFYPPDAADAGVDLAALPVVRVSGARAAARAADHLVRSGAFALVVVDLGARAAIPMAMQGRLVGLAQRHHAAIVCLTDTPADAPSLGSMVSLRAVALRQPAGRGRFRCKLAVVKDKRRGPGWSHAEVVRGPAGLR, via the coding sequence ATGGAGCGCGCCAACGTCATTCCGCTGCACACACCCGCTGCCGCCCCCGCGGAGCGCCCGCGCTGGCGGCTCGCCGAGTTGTCGGGGCGACTGGTCGAGATCGCGGGCCGCGGCGCGGCCACACCGCTCACGGCGGCGATCGGGCTGGTGGTCGAAGCGCAGCGGGCCGGCGAGCCGGTCGCGTGGGTGGCGGCGCACGCCGCGACGTTCTACCCGCCGGACGCGGCCGACGCCGGCGTGGATCTGGCGGCGCTGCCGGTGGTGCGGGTGTCCGGCGCCCGCGCGGCCGCGCGCGCGGCGGATCACCTCGTGCGATCGGGAGCGTTCGCGCTGGTCGTGGTCGACCTCGGAGCGCGCGCCGCCATTCCGATGGCGATGCAGGGGCGGCTGGTCGGACTCGCGCAGCGCCACCACGCGGCGATCGTGTGCCTCACCGACACGCCGGCCGATGCGCCGTCGCTCGGCTCGATGGTGTCGCTGCGCGCGGTGGCCCTGCGCCAGCCGGCCGGCCGGGGCCGGTTTCGCTGCAAGCTCGCGGTCGTCAAGGACAAGCGGCGCGGTCCCGGCTGGAGCCACGCGGAGGTCGTCCGTGGACCGGCTGGCCTGCGTTGA